From Methanococcus maripaludis, the proteins below share one genomic window:
- a CDS encoding queuosine precursor transporter has translation MNKSKKLEILKALFYTCMILANVIAVKIGSFWGYVMTVGILTYPITYLMTDIISECWSKEEARNTVIFGFVLSIISVIVTQSAVLVPNAPFYDGSSFEAVFNFVPRVVLASLMAYFVSQNIDVSLFHKIKSYTGKKHLWIRNNISTMVSQLFDSFLFISIAFYGILPVDAIITMIGVQYGFKFIIAIMDTPFIYLGRHWIEK, from the coding sequence TTGAATAAATCAAAAAAATTGGAAATTTTAAAAGCATTATTTTACACGTGCATGATACTCGCAAACGTCATAGCTGTTAAAATCGGCAGTTTTTGGGGTTATGTTATGACTGTAGGAATTTTAACGTACCCAATCACGTATTTAATGACTGATATAATAAGTGAATGCTGGTCAAAAGAGGAAGCAAGAAACACAGTCATTTTTGGATTTGTTTTAAGCATTATTTCTGTCATTGTTACCCAATCAGCAGTTTTGGTTCCAAATGCACCATTTTACGATGGTTCATCATTTGAAGCCGTGTTTAATTTTGTTCCAAGGGTAGTTTTAGCATCATTAATGGCATATTTTGTATCCCAAAACATTGACGTTTCGCTATTCCACAAAATTAAATCATATACTGGAAAAAAACATTTATGGATTAGAAACAATATCTCTACAATGGTAAGCCAGTTATTTGATAGTTTTTTATTCATTTCAATTGCTTTTTACGGCATATTGCCAGTTGATGCGATAATAACAATGATTGGGGTGCAGTACGGATTTAAATTTATTATAGCAATAATGGATACTCCGTTTATATACCTTGGAAGGCATTGGATTGAAAAATAA